In one Zalophus californianus isolate mZalCal1 chromosome 10, mZalCal1.pri.v2, whole genome shotgun sequence genomic region, the following are encoded:
- the CADM3 gene encoding cell adhesion molecule 3 isoform X3: MGGPSALPLLLLLACCGAPGGANLSQDGYWQEQDLELGTLAPPGEAISSTVWSSSDMLASQDSQPWTSDETVVAGGTVVLKCQVKDHEDSSLQWSNPAQQTLYFGEKRALRDNRIQLVRSTPHELSISISNVALADEGEYTCSIFTMPVRTAKSLVTVLGIPQKPIITGYKSSLREKETTTLNCQSSGSKPAAQLTWRKGDQELHDTPTAKIRPDPPHPREGQKLLLHCEGRGNPVPQQYLWEKEGSVPPLKMTQESALIFPFLNKSDSGTYGCTATSNMGSYKAYYTLNVNDPSPVPSSSSTYHAVIGGIVAFIVFLLLILLIFLGHYLIRHKGTYLTHEAKGSDDAPDADTAIINAEGGQSGGDDKKEYFI, encoded by the exons GCTACTGGCAGGAGCAGGATTTGGAGCTGGGAACTCTGGCTCCACCCGGCGAGGCCATCAGCTCCACAGTCTGGAGCAGCTCTGACATGCTGGCCAGTCAAG ATAGCCAGCCCTGGACATCGGATGAGACAGTGGTGGCTGGTGGCACCGTGGTGCTCAAGTGCCAAGTGAAAGATCATGAGGACTCATCTCTGCAGTGGTCTAACCCTGCCCAGCAGACTCTCTACTTTGGCGAGAAGAGAG CCCTTCGTGATAATCGGATCCAGCTGGTTAGATCCACACCCCATGAgctcagcatcagcatcagcaaCGTGGCCCTGGCGGATGAGGGCGAGTACACCTGCTCCATCTTCACCATGCCCGTGAGGACTGCCAAGTCCCTCGTCACTGTGCTCG GAATCCCACAGAAGCCCATAATTACTGGCTACAAGTCCTCATTACGGGAAAAGGAGACAACCACCCTAAACTGTCAGTCTTCTGGAAGCAAACCTGCAGCCCAGCTCACCTGGCGGAAGGGCGACCAAGAGCTCCACG ACACACCGACGGCGAAGATTAGGCCAGACCCCCCACACCCCCGCGAGGGCCAGAAACTGCTGCTCCACTGTGAAGGCCGTGGCAATCCCGT GCCCCAGCAGTACCTGTGGGAGAAGGAGGGCAGTGTGCCCCCACTAAAGATGACCCAGGAGAGTGCCCTGATCTTCCCCTTCCTCAACAAGAGCGACAGTGGGACGTACGGTTGCACGGCCACCAGCAACATGGGCAGCTACAAGGCCTACTACACGCTCAACGTGAACG ACCCCAGCCCGGTACCCTCGTCCTCCAGCACTTACCACGCCGTCATTGGTGGGATCGTGGCATTCATCGTCTTCCTGCTGCTCATCCTGCTCATCTTCCTTGGACACTACTTGATCCGGCACAAAG GGACCTACCTGACACATGAGGCCAAAGGCTCCGATGACGCCCCAGATGCAGACACGGCCATCATCAATGCAGAAGGCGGGCAGTCGGGCGGGGACGACAAGAAGGAATATTTCATCTAG
- the CADM3 gene encoding cell adhesion molecule 3 isoform X1, whose amino-acid sequence MGGPSALPLLLLLACCGAPGGANLSQDGYWQEQDLELGTLAPPGEAISSTVWSSSDMLASQDSQPWTSDETVVAGGTVVLKCQVKDHEDSSLQWSNPAQQTLYFGEKRALRDNRIQLVRSTPHELSISISNVALADEGEYTCSIFTMPVRTAKSLVTVLGIPQKPIITGYKSSLREKETTTLNCQSSGSKPAAQLTWRKGDQELHGEPTRVQEDPNGKTFTVSSAVTFQVSREDDGADIVCSVNHESLKGADRSTSQRIEVLYTPTAKIRPDPPHPREGQKLLLHCEGRGNPVPQQYLWEKEGSVPPLKMTQESALIFPFLNKSDSGTYGCTATSNMGSYKAYYTLNVNDPSPVPSSSSTYHAVIGGIVAFIVFLLLILLIFLGHYLIRHKGTYLTHEAKGSDDAPDADTAIINAEGGQSGGDDKKEYFI is encoded by the exons GCTACTGGCAGGAGCAGGATTTGGAGCTGGGAACTCTGGCTCCACCCGGCGAGGCCATCAGCTCCACAGTCTGGAGCAGCTCTGACATGCTGGCCAGTCAAG ATAGCCAGCCCTGGACATCGGATGAGACAGTGGTGGCTGGTGGCACCGTGGTGCTCAAGTGCCAAGTGAAAGATCATGAGGACTCATCTCTGCAGTGGTCTAACCCTGCCCAGCAGACTCTCTACTTTGGCGAGAAGAGAG CCCTTCGTGATAATCGGATCCAGCTGGTTAGATCCACACCCCATGAgctcagcatcagcatcagcaaCGTGGCCCTGGCGGATGAGGGCGAGTACACCTGCTCCATCTTCACCATGCCCGTGAGGACTGCCAAGTCCCTCGTCACTGTGCTCG GAATCCCACAGAAGCCCATAATTACTGGCTACAAGTCCTCATTACGGGAAAAGGAGACAACCACCCTAAACTGTCAGTCTTCTGGAAGCAAACCTGCAGCCCAGCTCACCTGGCGGAAGGGCGACCAAGAGCTCCACG GAGAACCAACCCGCGTTCAGGAAGATCCCAATGGTAAAACCTTCACTGTGAGCAGCGCAGTGACATTCCAGGTTTCCCGTGAGGACGATGGGGCTGACATCGTATGCTCTGTGAACCATGAATCTCTAAAGGGAGCTGACAGATCCACCTCTCAACGCATCGAAGTTCTAT ACACACCGACGGCGAAGATTAGGCCAGACCCCCCACACCCCCGCGAGGGCCAGAAACTGCTGCTCCACTGTGAAGGCCGTGGCAATCCCGT GCCCCAGCAGTACCTGTGGGAGAAGGAGGGCAGTGTGCCCCCACTAAAGATGACCCAGGAGAGTGCCCTGATCTTCCCCTTCCTCAACAAGAGCGACAGTGGGACGTACGGTTGCACGGCCACCAGCAACATGGGCAGCTACAAGGCCTACTACACGCTCAACGTGAACG ACCCCAGCCCGGTACCCTCGTCCTCCAGCACTTACCACGCCGTCATTGGTGGGATCGTGGCATTCATCGTCTTCCTGCTGCTCATCCTGCTCATCTTCCTTGGACACTACTTGATCCGGCACAAAG GGACCTACCTGACACATGAGGCCAAAGGCTCCGATGACGCCCCAGATGCAGACACGGCCATCATCAATGCAGAAGGCGGGCAGTCGGGCGGGGACGACAAGAAGGAATATTTCATCTAG
- the CADM3 gene encoding cell adhesion molecule 3 isoform X2: MGGPSALPLLLLLACCGAPGGANLSQDDSQPWTSDETVVAGGTVVLKCQVKDHEDSSLQWSNPAQQTLYFGEKRALRDNRIQLVRSTPHELSISISNVALADEGEYTCSIFTMPVRTAKSLVTVLGIPQKPIITGYKSSLREKETTTLNCQSSGSKPAAQLTWRKGDQELHGEPTRVQEDPNGKTFTVSSAVTFQVSREDDGADIVCSVNHESLKGADRSTSQRIEVLYTPTAKIRPDPPHPREGQKLLLHCEGRGNPVPQQYLWEKEGSVPPLKMTQESALIFPFLNKSDSGTYGCTATSNMGSYKAYYTLNVNDPSPVPSSSSTYHAVIGGIVAFIVFLLLILLIFLGHYLIRHKGTYLTHEAKGSDDAPDADTAIINAEGGQSGGDDKKEYFI, translated from the exons ATAGCCAGCCCTGGACATCGGATGAGACAGTGGTGGCTGGTGGCACCGTGGTGCTCAAGTGCCAAGTGAAAGATCATGAGGACTCATCTCTGCAGTGGTCTAACCCTGCCCAGCAGACTCTCTACTTTGGCGAGAAGAGAG CCCTTCGTGATAATCGGATCCAGCTGGTTAGATCCACACCCCATGAgctcagcatcagcatcagcaaCGTGGCCCTGGCGGATGAGGGCGAGTACACCTGCTCCATCTTCACCATGCCCGTGAGGACTGCCAAGTCCCTCGTCACTGTGCTCG GAATCCCACAGAAGCCCATAATTACTGGCTACAAGTCCTCATTACGGGAAAAGGAGACAACCACCCTAAACTGTCAGTCTTCTGGAAGCAAACCTGCAGCCCAGCTCACCTGGCGGAAGGGCGACCAAGAGCTCCACG GAGAACCAACCCGCGTTCAGGAAGATCCCAATGGTAAAACCTTCACTGTGAGCAGCGCAGTGACATTCCAGGTTTCCCGTGAGGACGATGGGGCTGACATCGTATGCTCTGTGAACCATGAATCTCTAAAGGGAGCTGACAGATCCACCTCTCAACGCATCGAAGTTCTAT ACACACCGACGGCGAAGATTAGGCCAGACCCCCCACACCCCCGCGAGGGCCAGAAACTGCTGCTCCACTGTGAAGGCCGTGGCAATCCCGT GCCCCAGCAGTACCTGTGGGAGAAGGAGGGCAGTGTGCCCCCACTAAAGATGACCCAGGAGAGTGCCCTGATCTTCCCCTTCCTCAACAAGAGCGACAGTGGGACGTACGGTTGCACGGCCACCAGCAACATGGGCAGCTACAAGGCCTACTACACGCTCAACGTGAACG ACCCCAGCCCGGTACCCTCGTCCTCCAGCACTTACCACGCCGTCATTGGTGGGATCGTGGCATTCATCGTCTTCCTGCTGCTCATCCTGCTCATCTTCCTTGGACACTACTTGATCCGGCACAAAG GGACCTACCTGACACATGAGGCCAAAGGCTCCGATGACGCCCCAGATGCAGACACGGCCATCATCAATGCAGAAGGCGGGCAGTCGGGCGGGGACGACAAGAAGGAATATTTCATCTAG
- the ACKR1 gene encoding atypical chemokine receptor 1 gives MGNCLQHQVADEDSTKFPFGDDIWDEFNDSYDLNYNYSNVDAAAPCRSCSLLDSSSLPFFILTGVLGILAGGAVLFALLRPLSHWQVCPERPFLVQLAMGSTLFSTAVPILAPGQNSVQGTALCHLAHMVWYGSAFAQALLIGGHACLGPKMSAGQVPNIALGLGVGLWGMAILLGLPVTLATDTSRGLCSVTFSKSHWFLQLSHVMACFTLFTLLPLGLLGAKVLMKILGRWPCPWVNVLWAWFVFWWLHGVAVGLDFLVRSKTLVLSTCLAQQALDLLQHLAEAVAILHCVATPLLLALSYHQTARTSQPSLPLPLRRPSHLDTEGGKS, from the exons ATGGGGAACTGTCTGCAGCACCAG GTGGCGGATGAGGACTCTACTAAGTTCCCCTTTGGAGACGATATTTGGGACGAGTTTAATGATTCCTATGACCTGAACTATAACTACAGCAATGTGGACGCAGCTGCCCCCTGCCGCTCGTGCAGCCTGCTGGACAGCTCCTCGCTGCCCTTCTTCATCCTCACCGGCGTCCTGGGCATCCTTGCCGGCGGGGCGGTCCTCTTCGCGCTCCTGAGACCTCTCTCCCACTGGCAGGTGTGCCCCGAGCGGCCTTTCCTGGTACAGCTGGCCATGGGCAGCACCCTCTTCAGTACTGCAGTGCCCATCCTGGCACCGGGGCAGAACAGTGTCCAGGGCACAGCGCTGTGCCACCTGGCCCACATGGTCTGGTATGGCTCAGCCTTTGCCCAGGCTCTGCTGATAGGGGGCCATGCCTGCCTGGGCCCCAAAATGAGCGCAGGTCAGGTCCCCAACATCGCCCTGGGACTCGGTGTGGGACTCTGGGGAATGGCTATCCTACTGGGGCTGCCAGTCACCCTGGCCACTGACACTTCCCGTGGACTCTGCTCCGTGACATTCAGCAAGAGCCACTGGTTTCTGCAGCTGTCACACGTCATGGCCTGTTTCACCCTCTTCACCTTGTTGCCACTGGGTTTGCTAGGAGCCAAGGTGCTGATGAAAATACTGGGCAGGTGGCCGTGTCCCTGGGTCAATGTCCTGTGGGCCTGGTTTGTGTTCTGGTGGCTCCATGGGGTGGCTGTGGGCTTGGACTTTCTCGTGAGGTCCAAGACCTTGGTCCTGTCGACATGTCTGGCCCAGCAGGCCCTGGACTTGCTACAGCACCTGGCGGAGGCCGTGGCTATTCTGCACTGCGTGGCCACACCCCTGCTCCTGGCCCTGTCCTACCACCAGACGGCGCGCacctcccagccctccctgcccctcccgctcagACGGCCTTCTCATCTGGACACCGAGGGGGGAAAGTCCTAG